The nucleotide sequence GGCGGCGTAGACGAGGGTGAACGCGGTGAACGAGGTGAGCACCTCGGTGAGTGAGACGCTGCGGGACACGCCGTCGCGGGTGAGCATCTCGCCGAAGACGAGCCAGGGTTGGCGGCCCATCTCGGTGAAGATCCAGCCGAAGATGTTGGCGGCCAGGGGCAGCAGCGGCAGCACGAGGCAGGCGCGGGCCAGCCACCGGGAGCGGGGTACCCGGCCGCGGCGCTGTGCCCACAGGGCGATGAGGGCGACGAACGCGGCGAGCATGCCGAGCCCGATCATGAGGCGGAAGCTCCAGTAGGTGACCGGGATGACCGGGTTGTAGCTGCCGGGGCCGTACTGGGCGGTGTACTGGGCCTGCAGGTCGTTGATGCCTTCGACGCGGCCGTGGGTGTCGCCGGTGCCGAGCCAGGACAGCAGGTACGGGATTTTGATGGCGAACACCTCGCGGCCGCCGTCGAGGGTGCCGATGGTCAGGACGGAGAACGCGGCCGGCTGTTCGCTCTGGTAGAGGGCTTCGGCGGCGGCCATCTTCATCGGCTGTACCTCGGTCATGATCTTGCCTTGGGTGTCGCCGGTGATGGCGACGGCGGCCGCGGCGGCGAGGGTGACCCAGGCGCCCAGGCGCAGGGCGGGGCGGAACGCCTCGGTGCCGTGTGTGACCAGGTGCCAGAGGGCGACGGCGGTCATGAGGGCGCCGGCGACGAGGAAGCAGCCGGCGATGGTGTGCGGGAACGTGACGAGGGTGACCTTGTTGGTCAGGACGGCGCCGAAGTCGGTGAGGCGGGCCTGGCCGGTGGCGTCGACCTCGTAGCCGACCGGGTTTTGCATCCAGGAGTTGGCGGCGAGGATGAAGTAGGCGCTGGCGGTGGAGCCGGCGGCGGCGATCCAGATGCAGGCGAGGTGGACGCGGCGCGGGAGGCGTTCCCAGCCGAAGATCCACAGGCCGAGGAAGGTGGACTCGAGGAAGAACGCGAACAGGGCCTCGATGGCCAGGGGGACGCCGAAGACGTCGCCGACGAAGCGGGAGTAGTCGCTCCAGTTCATGCCGAACTGGAACTCCTGCACGATGCCGGTGACCACGCCCATCGCGAAGTTGACCAGGAAGAGCTTGCCGTAGAACTTGGTCAGGCGCAGGTAGCGTTCGTCGCCGGTGCGTACCCAGATGGTCTGCAGCACGGCGACGAGGACGGACAGGCCGATGGTGAGGGGGACGAAGAGGAAGTGGTAGACGGTGGTGACACCGAACTGCCAGCGGGCGACGTCGAGCGCGTCCATGCGGGACCTCCATCTTTACTACGTCCCGTAGTAGATAGTAGTTCGTGGTGGTCCCTCGCCCTGGGGGCGGCGCGAGTGGCGCTCGTCCCATTCGCGCGGCTGCGCGTGTCCGGCGACGTGCCGGTGCCGCTGCGGGGCGGGCCGCTGATCCTGGCCGCCAACCACATCAGCCCCATCGACCCGGCGGTGCTGATGGCCGCGTGCCGGGCGCGGGGCGTGGCGCCGAGGTTCCTGGCGGACGCGGCGGTGTTCCGGCTGCGCTCGGTCGGCTGGCTCGTGCGGCGCACCGGGCACGTGCCGGTGGCCCGCGGCACCGCGACGGTCACCGACGCGCTCGGCGACGCTGCCGCCGCGGTCGAGGCCGGCGCCGTGGTGCTCGTCTACCCGGAGGGGCGCATCGGCCTGGACCCCGGCTTCTGGCCGGAGAAGGGCAAGACCGGCACCGCGCGGCTGGCGCTGCTGAGCGGCGCCGTCGTGATCCCGGTCGCCCAGTGGGGCACCCACGAGCTCGTCCCGTACTCGGCGCCGAAAGGCGCGGTCCGGGGCCTGTTGCGCGCCATGCGGCACCGCCCGACGGTGCATGTACGTTTCGGCGCCCCGCTACGGGTCACCGGCACCGCGCGGGAGGCCACCGAGCAGATCATGGCAGCGATCACCGCGACACTGGCCCCGCTGCGCGCCGCCGAACCCGACCGCCCGAACCACGTCGACCCGACCCGCCCACTGTCCACGTCCCGCACCCGCCCGCGCTGACCCGCGCTGACCCCGCTCTCCGCCGCGGAGGAGCGGGCGGAGACCGCGCGCGGGGCGGGAGAGCTCAGCTGCGCTGGCGCAGGTAGGCCAGGACGGCCTCGCGGGTGGTGCGCACGCCGAGGACCTCGCGGGCCTGTGCGATGCGGCGGTTGGCGGTGCGCAGCGACAGGAACTCGGCGGCGGCCGCGGCGGCGATCGTCTCGCCGTTGGCGAGGCGTTCGAGCAGGGCGCGCTGCTCCGGCACCAGCTGGCCGACCACGTCGTCGGACTCCGGCTCGGGCTCGGCGTCCGGGTCCGCGTACACCGGGCCGAGCCGCCCCAGGTCGGCCACGAGCGCCCGGCCCAGCTCCCCCACCGGGTCGGTGATCGCCACGATGCCGGTGCCCCGCGCGGCCGCCAGCACGGCCAGGTGGGCGGTCTCCGCGTCCGGCACCCGGCCGAACAGCACCAGCCGCGACTCCGCCATGTCCCACGCCGCCTCGGCCAGCGCGAACCCCTCACGGGTCTGCCAGCCGCCGCGGGCCAGGCGGCGCAGCACGCTAGTCGCGTCGGCCGACGTCGACACCACGTAGCGGGGAGTCTCGGTCATGTCAGCTGTCCCAACCGGGCGGCGGCCTCGGTGCGGGTGCGCGCCCCCAGCTTGCGCATGCCCGAGCGGATGTGGGTCTCCACGGTCTCCCCGGAGATGCCCAGCTGCCCGGCGATCCGGCGGGTCGGCTCGCCGGCGGCGACCAGGCGCAGCACGTCGCGTTCCCGGTCGGTCAGGTCGGTGCCGGCGCGGGGTCCGCGCTGGTCGCGGCGCACCGCGTGGCGGCGCAGCGCCCGGCGGGCCCGGCCGAGCAGCACCACCAGGCCGGCCTGCTCGGCGAGGCGCTCGGCGGCCAGCAGCGGCGGCACCGCCAGCGCCGGGTCGGTCTCGTGGATGCCCTGGGCGAGCAGGCAGCGCACCTCCTCGCGGACGGCCAGGTCGTGCCAGGCGGCGGCGGCCCGGTCGAAGCCGCCGGCGGCCGTCCACGCCGCCAGGGTCGCGGCGACCGCGGCGGCCCGGTCGACGGCGGCCTTGCCCGGCGGCGGCGCCAGCCCCAGGTCGGAGGAGGCCCAGCGGGCGGTGATTTCGTGCAGCCCGGCCACCAGCGCGCCGGCGCGGGCCAGGTCGGCGTGCGCGGGCCGCAGCGCCAGGTCCGGCTGCCCGTCCAGCCAGGCGGCCTCGCGGCCCACCCAGTCCAGCAGCGCGCTGGGCGCCGCCACCCCGGCCAGCCGGGACCGGGCCGGGGCCAGCAGCCCGCCGTCGGCCTCGACCAGGCTGGCGGCGGCCGTCGCGTACCCGCGGGCCAGGGCCGGCAGGGTGCGGTCGGTCAGGTCGCCGGCCCGGCGGACCACGTCGTCGGTCGCGGCGCCGCGCAGCGCGACACACCACAGCTCGGCGGCCAGGAACCGGGTCTGCCAGCTGTAGGCCAGGTCGGCCGCGCACGCCTGGGCGGCACTGCCGGCGGCCTGCGCGGCCTCGGCCAGGCGCCCGTCGGCGGCGAGGGTCTCCACCAGCAGCCAGGCGCTCCACCGGGCGGCGAGCAGGTCACCGGCGGCGCCCGCGGCGGCGGTCGCCGAGGCCAGCCCGTACTCCCAGCCGTCGGCGCGGGCGTGCGCGCGGACCGCGGCGAGCGCGGCGCGCAGCCCGGCGTGCGGTGGCGGGTCGCCGTGCCGCTGCGCGATCCGGGCGGCCGCGGCGGTCGCCTCGGCCGGGTCTTCGGCGAGCCGGGCCAGCAGCAGGATCCGGTCGCGGGCGGCGACCACGTCCCGGGCGGCGCCGTCGGGCACCGGGGCGGCCGCGTCGCGGGCGGCGGCCACCTCGCCGACCTGCAGCAGCGCCTCGGCGCGCAGCACGGCCGCGTCGACGCCCAGCGGCGGGCCGCCGGTCACGGTCAGGGCGCGGACGGCGGCGCGCGGCCGCCCGCAGGCCAGCGCGGCGGACGCGGCGGCCATCCGCACGTCCGGGTCCGGGTCGACGCCGGGCAGGTCGCAGGCGAGCAGCAGCAGCTCGGCCCGTTCACCGGCGGTGGCCATCCGGCCGGCGGCGGCGACCGCCACCTGGTAGGCGGCCGGCCCGTCCCCGGCGGCGGCCAGGTGCCGGGCCGCCTCGCGCGGCGGCACCAGGCTGGCCAGCCGGCGGTGCAGGGCCTGGCGTCCCGGCGCGTCGAGCAGGCCGGCGGCGACCTCGGCCAGGTACGGCGAGACCGGGCTCAGCTCCCCGCCGTCGGTGGTGAGGACGAGACCGGCCTCGGTGAGCTCCTCGACGCCGGCGCCGAGCACCGCCGCGGTGGCCGGCCGGCCGAGCAGGCCCAGCGCCGCCATCGCGGTCCGGGCCGGGCGGGTCAGGTCGGCCAGGGCGGCCGCCACCGCGTACTCCACCTGGGCGGCGTCCTCGGCCATGTCGGCGGTGCCGCGGGAAGCGGCGTGGCGGGCCAGCGTCTCGACCGCCAGAGGCACCCCGCCGGCCCGGCCGACGACCGCGGTCACGCCGGCCTGGTCGAGCCCGGGCGCCACCCGGCGGGCCAGGTCGGCAGCGTCCTGTGCGGACAGTGGCGGCACCGCCAGCCAGCCCGACGCGGCCGCCCGCAACGCCTCCACCACACCGGCCGGAAGCCGGTGCGGGGTGCGCAGCGCGACCACCACCCGGCAGTGCGCGGCGACCGCCGGCAGGGCCGATAGGGTGGCCGGGTCGGCCCACTGCAGGTCGTCGAGGAGCAGCAGCCCGCCCCGCACCCGGGAGCGCACCGCCTCGGCCAGCAGTGCCGGGTCGGCGGCCGGAAGCCGCACCCGCACCGCGCGGGTCAGCGCGAACGCCGGCACGGCCTGGAGCATCGCCAGCCCACCACCGGCGAACACCGGCCCGCGGAAGGCGGCGCCGAGCTGGGTGAGCACGGTGGAGCGCCCGCTGCCCGGCCCGCCGGCGACGACGACCAGCGCAGGGGCGGCCAGCAGCGCGGTCGCCTCCTCGACGAGGGCGCCGGGCCGCGTGGCGGCGGGGGCGTGACGCAACTGGAGCCTCCCGCGTCAGACCGTGGCACGAACATGGGATCCTGCGCCGGCAGGATATTCATAGTGTGGATCCGTCAGGAGGGACACCGACACGATGAGCGAGCACGACCGCTGGAACCACGCCATTGTCGCCGACCGTACCGCCGGCTGACGAGTCATGGGACCAGGTCCGCTCAGTGCCCGAGTGGCGGCGCTCTGTGACGAAGCCGGCCCGCGGGTGGGCCCCGCAGCCCAGACGCAGGTACTCGGCGTGCGCAGACGCCTCGACGAGCCCCTCCGGGTGGCCATCGCCGGACGCCTGAAAGCCGGAAAGTCGACACTTGTGAACGCGCTCATCGGCCGGCGCGTAGCACCCACCGAAGTGGGAGAATGCACGCGAATCGTGACCCAGTTCCGGTACGGGACGGCCGACCGGGTCGACGTGGTCCGCCGCGACGGCTCCCGCTCCAGCCTGCCGCTGGACGAGTCCGGCATGATCCCGCAGCGGCTCGGCGTGCCCCGCCACGACATCTCGTACGTCGACGTCACCCTCACCAGCGACCACCTGCGCGAGCTGACCGTCGTCGACACCCCCGGACTGTCGTCCACCAACACGTCGGTCAGCGCGGGAGCGCGGCGCTTCCTGTTCAACGAGGCACCCATCGACGACGACATCGACGACGACTCGGTCGGCGCGATCTCCGGCGCCGAGGCGATCATCTACGTGTTCACCCAGTCGGTCCGCGACGACGACCTGCAGGCTCTGGAGGCGTTCCGGTCCATCTCGGCGCGGCTGGCCTCCAACCCGATCAACTCGCTCGGCCTGTTCAACAA is from Phytohabitans houttuyneae and encodes:
- a CDS encoding LuxR family transcriptional regulator — encoded protein: MTETPRYVVSTSADATSVLRRLARGGWQTREGFALAEAAWDMAESRLVLFGRVPDAETAHLAVLAAARGTGIVAITDPVGELGRALVADLGRLGPVYADPDAEPEPESDDVVGQLVPEQRALLERLANGETIAAAAAAEFLSLRTANRRIAQAREVLGVRTTREAVLAYLRQRS
- a CDS encoding cytochrome ubiquinol oxidase subunit I, encoding MDALDVARWQFGVTTVYHFLFVPLTIGLSVLVAVLQTIWVRTGDERYLRLTKFYGKLFLVNFAMGVVTGIVQEFQFGMNWSDYSRFVGDVFGVPLAIEALFAFFLESTFLGLWIFGWERLPRRVHLACIWIAAAGSTASAYFILAANSWMQNPVGYEVDATGQARLTDFGAVLTNKVTLVTFPHTIAGCFLVAGALMTAVALWHLVTHGTEAFRPALRLGAWVTLAAAAAVAITGDTQGKIMTEVQPMKMAAAEALYQSEQPAAFSVLTIGTLDGGREVFAIKIPYLLSWLGTGDTHGRVEGINDLQAQYTAQYGPGSYNPVIPVTYWSFRLMIGLGMLAAFVALIALWAQRRGRVPRSRWLARACLVLPLLPLAANIFGWIFTEMGRQPWLVFGEMLTRDGVSRSVSLTEVLTSFTAFTLVYAALALIEVKLLVRYAAKGLS
- a CDS encoding lysophospholipid acyltransferase family protein; this encodes MPAGDVERVHAGPPSLLRPVVDSSSWWSLALGAARVALVPFARLRVSGDVPVPLRGGPLILAANHISPIDPAVLMAACRARGVAPRFLADAAVFRLRSVGWLVRRTGHVPVARGTATVTDALGDAAAAVEAGAVVLVYPEGRIGLDPGFWPEKGKTGTARLALLSGAVVIPVAQWGTHELVPYSAPKGAVRGLLRAMRHRPTVHVRFGAPLRVTGTAREATEQIMAAITATLAPLRAAEPDRPNHVDPTRPLSTSRTRPR
- a CDS encoding helix-turn-helix transcriptional regulator, whose translation is MRHAPAATRPGALVEEATALLAAPALVVVAGGPGSGRSTVLTQLGAAFRGPVFAGGGLAMLQAVPAFALTRAVRVRLPAADPALLAEAVRSRVRGGLLLLDDLQWADPATLSALPAVAAHCRVVVALRTPHRLPAGVVEALRAAASGWLAVPPLSAQDAADLARRVAPGLDQAGVTAVVGRAGGVPLAVETLARHAASRGTADMAEDAAQVEYAVAAALADLTRPARTAMAALGLLGRPATAAVLGAGVEELTEAGLVLTTDGGELSPVSPYLAEVAAGLLDAPGRQALHRRLASLVPPREAARHLAAAGDGPAAYQVAVAAAGRMATAGERAELLLLACDLPGVDPDPDVRMAAASAALACGRPRAAVRALTVTGGPPLGVDAAVLRAEALLQVGEVAAARDAAAPVPDGAARDVVAARDRILLLARLAEDPAEATAAAARIAQRHGDPPPHAGLRAALAAVRAHARADGWEYGLASATAAAGAAGDLLAARWSAWLLVETLAADGRLAEAAQAAGSAAQACAADLAYSWQTRFLAAELWCVALRGAATDDVVRRAGDLTDRTLPALARGYATAAASLVEADGGLLAPARSRLAGVAAPSALLDWVGREAAWLDGQPDLALRPAHADLARAGALVAGLHEITARWASSDLGLAPPPGKAAVDRAAAVAATLAAWTAAGGFDRAAAAWHDLAVREEVRCLLAQGIHETDPALAVPPLLAAERLAEQAGLVVLLGRARRALRRHAVRRDQRGPRAGTDLTDRERDVLRLVAAGEPTRRIAGQLGISGETVETHIRSGMRKLGARTRTEAAARLGQLT